Proteins from a single region of Streptomyces spectabilis:
- a CDS encoding nuclear transport factor 2 family protein produces the protein MTANRLAATADRFRAAVEKRELAALEELFTPDIRFYSPVKFRPFEGREMVLGLFGVLLRTFEDFRYVGSFDGTSQTSADGAETPSAVLLFRATVGGKEIHGIDLLHVDEDGRIKEFTVMVRPQSAVEHLGKAVYAGLVADGLVPPLPEGR, from the coding sequence GTGACCGCGAACCGTCTCGCAGCCACCGCCGACCGCTTCCGCGCCGCCGTCGAGAAGCGTGAACTCGCCGCCCTGGAAGAGCTGTTCACCCCGGACATCCGCTTCTACAGCCCGGTGAAGTTCCGGCCCTTCGAGGGCCGTGAGATGGTGCTCGGCCTGTTCGGCGTGCTCCTTCGCACCTTCGAGGACTTCCGGTACGTCGGGTCCTTCGACGGCACGTCGCAGACGAGCGCCGACGGGGCCGAGACCCCGTCGGCCGTCCTGCTGTTCCGGGCAACCGTCGGCGGCAAGGAGATCCACGGGATCGACCTGCTGCACGTCGACGAGGACGGCCGGATCAAGGAGTTCACGGTGATGGTGCGGCCGCAGTCCGCCGTGGAGCACCTCGGCAAGGCGGTGTACGCGGGTCTCGTCGCCGACGGACTCGTACCGCCGCTGCCCGAGGGGCGGTGA
- a CDS encoding Gfo/Idh/MocA family protein: MSSGPVGVAVVGAGVISAEYLRTLSRFPDVRLLAVADLDQERAATAARAHGIPLHGDVPTVLTAPDVELVVNLTVPAAHAGVAAAALRAGKHVYGEKPLTPTPVEAEKLIADASERGLLLGGAPDTFLGAGLQSALRAVRAGHIGTPVAATTAVQSLGPESWHPDPAFFYQPGAGPLFDLGPYYLTALVALFGPVSRVAATAARARARRTVGSGARAGQSFPVDVPTHVSALLAFSSGASANATFSFDSALPRIRFEVTGTEGTLAVPDPNTFGGPLRLRPNGSDAWHELPVHGRTDGRGLGVLDMARAIRAGAGRITPDTQSTHRASGALALHVLQTMTAITESAARSTFTPLATQVVPPAPLPDDWDPTAATLTGT, encoded by the coding sequence GTGAGCTCGGGCCCGGTCGGCGTCGCGGTCGTCGGCGCGGGCGTCATCAGCGCGGAGTACCTGCGGACCCTGAGCCGCTTCCCCGACGTGCGGCTCCTGGCCGTCGCGGACCTCGACCAGGAGCGGGCGGCCACCGCGGCCCGCGCCCACGGCATACCGCTGCACGGGGACGTGCCCACCGTCCTCACCGCACCGGACGTGGAGCTGGTGGTGAACCTGACGGTGCCCGCCGCGCACGCGGGCGTCGCGGCGGCGGCGCTGCGGGCGGGCAAGCACGTGTACGGGGAGAAGCCCCTGACGCCGACGCCGGTGGAGGCGGAGAAGCTCATCGCCGACGCGTCCGAGCGCGGGCTGCTGCTCGGCGGCGCGCCCGACACGTTCCTCGGCGCGGGCCTCCAGTCGGCGCTCCGCGCCGTCCGGGCGGGCCACATCGGCACGCCGGTGGCGGCGACCACGGCGGTGCAGAGCCTGGGCCCCGAGTCCTGGCACCCGGACCCGGCGTTCTTCTACCAGCCGGGCGCGGGACCCCTGTTCGACCTCGGTCCGTACTATCTGACGGCCCTGGTGGCGCTGTTCGGCCCCGTGTCGAGGGTGGCGGCGACGGCGGCGCGGGCCCGCGCGCGGCGCACGGTCGGCTCGGGCGCCAGGGCCGGGCAGTCGTTCCCGGTCGACGTACCGACGCACGTGAGCGCCCTTCTCGCGTTCTCCTCGGGCGCGAGCGCCAACGCGACGTTCAGCTTCGACAGTGCGCTGCCGCGCATCCGCTTCGAGGTCACCGGCACGGAGGGCACCCTCGCCGTACCGGACCCGAACACCTTCGGCGGTCCGCTGCGGCTGCGCCCGAACGGCTCCGACGCCTGGCACGAACTGCCCGTCCACGGGCGCACGGACGGCCGGGGTCTCGGCGTCCTGGACATGGCCCGCGCGATCCGCGCCGGAGCCGGGCGGATCACGCCCGACACCCAGAGCACGCACCGCGCCTCGGGCGCCCTGGCCCTGCACGTCCTCCAGACCATGACGGCGATCACCGAGTCCGCCGCCCGGTCCACGTTCACCCCGCTCGCCACCCAGGTCGTGCCCCCGGCACCGCTGCCCGACGACTGGGACCCGACGGCGGCGACCCTCACCGGGACGTGA
- a CDS encoding type 1 glutamine amidotransferase domain-containing protein: MAKILMVVTGSAVWTLADGTAHPSGFWAEEVSAPWLAFTAAGHDVVVATPGGVVPTMDPASLAPELNGGQENADAIAADLRRVTALRQPVALEDVRLDEYAAVFYPGGHGPMEDLAVNAASGALLGEALASGKPLGIVCHGPAALLATGAEGGSPFAGYRVTAFTNAEEAQSGFADRAPWLLQDRLVALGVDFQEGQPWAPYVVVDRNLYTGQNPASAAPLAADLVKALG; this comes from the coding sequence ATGGCGAAGATCCTGATGGTGGTCACCGGCTCCGCCGTATGGACGCTGGCGGACGGCACCGCGCACCCGAGCGGCTTCTGGGCCGAGGAGGTCTCGGCCCCGTGGCTGGCCTTCACCGCGGCGGGCCACGACGTGGTCGTCGCGACGCCCGGTGGCGTCGTGCCGACGATGGACCCCGCGAGCCTCGCGCCCGAGCTGAACGGCGGGCAGGAGAACGCCGACGCGATCGCCGCGGACCTGAGGCGCGTCACCGCCCTGCGGCAGCCCGTCGCTCTTGAGGACGTGCGGCTCGACGAGTACGCCGCCGTCTTCTACCCGGGCGGCCACGGCCCGATGGAGGACCTGGCGGTGAACGCCGCGTCCGGCGCCCTCCTCGGCGAGGCCCTCGCCTCCGGCAAGCCCCTCGGCATCGTCTGCCACGGCCCCGCCGCCCTGCTCGCCACCGGAGCCGAGGGCGGATCGCCCTTCGCGGGCTACCGCGTCACGGCCTTCACGAACGCCGAGGAGGCCCAGTCCGGCTTCGCCGACCGCGCCCCGTGGCTGCTCCAGGACCGGCTCGTGGCCCTCGGCGTCGACTTCCAGGAGGGGCAGCCGTGGGCCCCGTACGTGGTCGTCGACCGCAATCTGTACACCGGCCAGAACCCGGCGTCCGCCGCGCCGCTGGCCGCCGACCTCGTGAAGGCGCTGGGCTGA
- a CDS encoding aldehyde dehydrogenase family protein has translation MNDLAPTDPAALVARLRATFRSGRTRPLDWRERQLTRLRTLLSEHREDLADALHADLGKPRAEAYRSEVDFSIREIDHTLEHLAEWLRPQHVDVSGVFGDAASAGTQYDPLGVVLVIAPWNYPAQLLLVPVAGALAAGNAVVVKPSELAPATSALVADLLPRYLDTDAVAVVEGGVPETTALLTQRFDHIFYTGNGTVGRIVMRAAAEHLTPVTLELGGKSPVFVDAGVDTAETARRLARAKFANAGQTCVAPDYVLTDPDTARALEADLAKAVEELYGPDPAASDAYGRIVNERHFDRLSGLLGSGRVVTGGQTDRAAKYIAPTVLAGVRPDEPVMREEIFGPVLPIVEVADLDEAIAFINDRDKPLALYAFTDSADTRGRIAAETSSGGLGFGLPMAHLSVPELPFGGVGESGMGAYHGPHSIAVFSHRKARLDVPLGS, from the coding sequence ATGAACGACCTCGCGCCCACCGATCCCGCAGCCCTCGTCGCCCGGCTCCGGGCGACCTTCCGCTCGGGCCGCACCCGCCCCCTCGACTGGCGCGAGCGGCAGCTCACCCGGTTGCGGACGCTGCTCAGCGAACACCGCGAAGACCTGGCCGACGCGCTCCACGCGGACCTGGGCAAGCCCCGGGCCGAGGCCTACCGCTCCGAGGTGGACTTCTCGATCCGCGAGATCGACCACACCCTGGAGCACCTGGCGGAGTGGCTGCGCCCGCAGCACGTCGACGTGAGCGGCGTCTTCGGCGACGCGGCGAGCGCGGGCACGCAGTACGACCCGCTCGGCGTCGTCCTCGTGATCGCGCCCTGGAACTACCCCGCCCAGCTCCTCCTCGTGCCCGTCGCCGGAGCGCTCGCCGCGGGCAACGCGGTCGTGGTCAAGCCCAGCGAACTGGCCCCCGCCACCTCCGCGCTGGTCGCGGACCTGCTGCCGCGCTATCTGGACACCGACGCCGTGGCCGTCGTCGAGGGCGGGGTGCCGGAGACCACCGCCCTGCTCACGCAGCGCTTCGACCACATCTTCTACACCGGCAACGGCACCGTGGGCCGCATCGTCATGCGCGCCGCCGCCGAGCACCTCACGCCGGTCACGCTCGAACTCGGCGGCAAGTCACCGGTGTTCGTCGACGCGGGCGTCGACACCGCCGAGACCGCCCGGCGCCTGGCCCGCGCCAAGTTCGCGAACGCGGGCCAGACCTGTGTGGCGCCCGACTACGTCCTCACCGACCCGGACACCGCCCGCGCGCTGGAAGCCGACCTGGCCAAGGCGGTCGAGGAGCTGTACGGGCCGGACCCGGCGGCGTCGGACGCGTACGGGCGCATCGTCAACGAGCGGCACTTCGACCGCTTGTCGGGGCTGCTCGGCTCGGGCCGCGTCGTCACCGGCGGGCAGACCGACCGGGCCGCGAAGTACATCGCGCCGACCGTGCTCGCCGGGGTGCGGCCCGACGAGCCGGTCATGCGGGAGGAGATCTTCGGGCCCGTCCTGCCGATCGTCGAGGTGGCGGACCTGGACGAGGCGATCGCGTTCATCAACGACCGGGACAAGCCGCTGGCCCTGTACGCCTTCACCGACTCGGCGGACACGCGCGGGCGCATCGCCGCGGAGACGTCGTCGGGCGGCCTCGGCTTCGGGCTGCCGATGGCCCATCTCTCCGTCCCCGAGCTGCCGTTCGGCGGGGTCGGCGAGAGCGGCATGGGCGCCTACCACGGGCCGCACTCGATCGCGGTCTTCAGCCACCGCAAGGCGCGCCTGGACGTTCCGCTCGGCTCCTGA
- a CDS encoding sugar phosphate isomerase/epimerase family protein, which produces MPRPLSVQLYSVRDELAADRPGTLERLAAMGYGAVEAFDVTDDAPGLARIADGLGLAVSGAHVAHALAGDPGPVFDAAAALGTGLAIVPAGFPHEDFTTRDGLARVAERLNSLAPRVARHGLRLGYHNHWWEVEPRLDGRHALDVLAGLLDPDVFLEVDTYWAAVGGADVPALLGRLGDRVQALHLKDGPGTKDDPNVAVGGGTMPVPEVLAAAPDAWRVVEFDACAGDLFGELAASRVYVSALEAP; this is translated from the coding sequence ATGCCACGACCGCTCAGCGTCCAGCTGTACTCCGTACGCGACGAGCTGGCCGCCGACCGGCCGGGCACCCTCGAGCGGCTCGCGGCGATGGGGTACGGCGCGGTGGAGGCCTTCGACGTGACCGACGACGCGCCGGGGCTCGCCCGGATCGCCGACGGCCTGGGCCTCGCCGTATCGGGCGCGCACGTCGCGCACGCCCTGGCCGGGGACCCGGGGCCCGTCTTCGACGCGGCCGCCGCGCTCGGCACAGGGCTCGCCATCGTGCCCGCGGGCTTCCCGCACGAGGACTTCACGACGCGCGACGGCCTCGCCCGGGTCGCCGAGCGCCTCAATTCCCTCGCCCCGCGGGTCGCCCGGCACGGGCTGCGGCTCGGCTACCACAACCACTGGTGGGAGGTGGAGCCGCGGCTGGACGGCCGGCACGCCCTCGACGTGCTCGCCGGGCTCCTCGACCCGGACGTGTTCCTGGAGGTCGACACCTACTGGGCGGCGGTGGGCGGAGCGGACGTGCCCGCGCTGCTCGGCCGCCTCGGCGACCGCGTGCAGGCCCTGCACCTCAAGGACGGCCCCGGCACCAAGGACGATCCGAACGTGGCCGTCGGCGGCGGCACCATGCCGGTGCCCGAGGTCCTCGCGGCGGCGCCGGACGCCTGGCGGGTCGTCGAGTTCGACGCGTGCGCGGGCGACCTGTTCGGCGAGCTGGCCGCGAGCCGCGTCTACGTCAGCGCCCTGGAGGCGCCGTGA
- a CDS encoding LysR family transcriptional regulator, with protein MPHRDSNGTAAGGAAGAPQAPRAPLDLSLLRTFLAVHRSGSFTAAARLLGLSQPTVTTQIRSLEQQLGRELFERRPRGAVPTSVADELATQVAGPLDALAAVADRGPLATERTPDPVHLAGPAELVCTRVLPALAPLTDQGVRLRVTMGLTDELLDGLRGGRFDLVISTMRLRGRTLSAVPLADEEFVLVASPEWARRIGPERVAADGAAALRGVPLVAYADDLPIARRYWWHVFGERLTARPALTVPDLRGVRSAVAAGAGISVLPRYLCLADLASGALVPLLLPEDPPINTGYLAQRPGTPRNPHVLLVRDRLLQAAPSW; from the coding sequence ATGCCCCATAGGGATTCCAATGGCACAGCCGCCGGAGGCGCCGCGGGCGCCCCGCAGGCCCCTCGCGCGCCGCTCGACCTGTCTCTGCTGCGCACCTTCCTCGCGGTCCACCGCTCCGGTTCGTTCACCGCGGCCGCGCGGCTTCTCGGTCTGTCGCAGCCGACGGTGACGACGCAGATCCGGTCCCTGGAGCAGCAGTTGGGGCGGGAGCTGTTCGAGCGGCGGCCGCGCGGTGCCGTGCCCACATCGGTCGCCGACGAGCTGGCCACCCAGGTGGCGGGCCCCCTGGACGCCCTCGCCGCGGTGGCCGACCGCGGCCCGCTGGCCACCGAGCGGACACCGGACCCGGTGCACCTCGCGGGCCCCGCCGAGCTGGTGTGCACCCGCGTCCTGCCCGCGCTCGCCCCGCTCACCGACCAGGGGGTACGGCTCCGGGTCACCATGGGCCTCACCGACGAGCTCCTGGACGGGCTGCGCGGCGGCCGCTTCGACCTGGTGATCTCCACGATGCGGCTGCGCGGCCGGACGCTCAGCGCGGTGCCGCTCGCCGACGAGGAGTTCGTGCTCGTCGCATCCCCCGAGTGGGCGCGGCGGATCGGCCCGGAGCGGGTCGCCGCGGACGGCGCCGCCGCGCTGCGCGGGGTGCCGCTCGTCGCGTACGCCGACGACCTGCCGATCGCCCGCCGCTACTGGTGGCACGTCTTCGGCGAACGGCTGACCGCGCGGCCCGCCCTGACGGTGCCGGATCTGCGCGGGGTGCGCTCGGCGGTCGCGGCCGGGGCGGGGATCTCGGTCCTTCCGCGCTATCTGTGCCTGGCGGACCTCGCGTCGGGCGCCCTGGTGCCGCTGCTCCTGCCGGAGGACCCGCCGATCAACACCGGCTATCTCGCCCAGCGCCCGGGCACGCCGCGCAACCCGCACGTCCTGCTCGTGCGCGACCGGCTGCTGCAGGCCGCCCCGTCCTGGTGA
- a CDS encoding TetR/AcrR family transcriptional regulator → MAADRLPEVLDATYACLSRYGVRRTTMDDIAREMGVSRSAVYQYVRGKDDAVRRLALRLHDRALARAEAAAVAAVPPAERVHGILAAKLDLVLDLTGRSPHAVELLDPGARLSGDICDAFTARLRALLTEQFAAAGAEPGPGSAPGAADAGPTPAQRADICLALVVGLETAPDAARLLRPATDALLTGLLPHHTAPSRTPQRTS, encoded by the coding sequence GTGGCCGCCGACCGTCTCCCCGAGGTCCTCGACGCGACGTACGCCTGTCTGAGCAGGTACGGCGTGCGGCGCACCACGATGGACGACATAGCCCGCGAGATGGGGGTGTCGCGGTCGGCGGTCTACCAGTACGTGCGCGGCAAGGACGACGCGGTCCGCAGGCTCGCCCTGCGGCTGCACGACCGGGCGCTCGCGCGGGCGGAGGCCGCCGCCGTCGCCGCGGTCCCGCCCGCCGAGCGCGTCCACGGCATCCTCGCCGCGAAGCTGGACCTGGTCCTCGACCTCACGGGGCGCTCCCCGCACGCCGTGGAACTCCTCGATCCGGGCGCACGGCTCTCCGGCGACATCTGCGACGCGTTCACGGCCCGCCTCCGGGCGCTCCTGACGGAGCAGTTCGCGGCGGCGGGGGCGGAACCGGGCCCCGGGAGCGCCCCTGGCGCGGCGGACGCGGGCCCCACGCCCGCGCAGCGCGCCGACATCTGCCTCGCCCTCGTCGTCGGCCTCGAAACCGCGCCCGACGCGGCCCGCCTGCTGCGGCCCGCCACGGACGCCCTGCTCACCGGGCTGCTGCCCCACCACACCGCACCCTCGCGAACCCCACAGAGGACCTCATGA
- a CDS encoding NADPH-dependent 2,4-dienoyl-CoA reductase: protein MDSQSRYPHLLSPLDLGFTTLPNRVLMGSMHVGLEEAPGGFARMAEFYATRARGGVGLIVTGGIAPNEEGRPWEGGAKLTTEAEAEQHAPITAAVHREGGRIAMQILHFGRYAYHADLVAPSALQAPISPFPPRALTADEVERTIEDFVRTAELARHAGYDGVEIMGSEGYLINEFIAAPTNRRTDRWGGAYENRIRFPVEIVRRTRERLGDDFIIVYRLSMLDLVPGGSTLDEVVQLAKEIEAAGASIINTGIGWHEARVPTIATSVPRGAYTFVTKKVMGEVSVPLVTTNRINTPELAEQLLADGAADMVSLARPLLADPDFVAKARQGQPDAINTCIGCNQACLDHTFNLQITSCLVNPRACHETELVLAPTRRRKRVAVVGAGPAGLACAVSAAERGHDVTLYDAAAEIGGQLNVARRVPGKQEFDETLRYYRTQLELRGVDVRLNTRVTVDLLTGAGYDDVVVATGVTPRTPDIPGVDHPSVVGYLDVLRDGAPVGDRVAIVGAGGIGFDVAEYLTDSGDKASLDPATYFKHWGVDMDYRERGGLAAPERPLSPRTVHLVQRKTSKVGGGLGKTTGWIHRAELRHRGVEMVAGARYDRIDDEGLHLTVDGAARTLPVDTVVLCTGQEPRRDLYDGLLAAGVAAHLIGGADVAAELDAKRAIKQGTELAAAL from the coding sequence ATGGACTCCCAGAGCCGCTATCCGCACCTGCTCAGCCCGCTCGACCTGGGCTTCACCACGCTGCCCAACCGGGTCCTCATGGGCTCCATGCACGTGGGCCTCGAAGAGGCGCCGGGCGGGTTCGCGCGCATGGCCGAGTTCTACGCGACCCGGGCGCGCGGCGGCGTCGGCCTCATCGTCACCGGCGGCATCGCGCCGAACGAGGAAGGGCGCCCCTGGGAGGGCGGCGCCAAGCTCACCACCGAGGCGGAGGCCGAGCAGCACGCGCCGATCACCGCCGCCGTGCACCGCGAGGGCGGCAGGATCGCGATGCAGATCCTGCACTTCGGGCGGTACGCCTACCACGCGGACCTGGTCGCGCCGAGCGCGCTCCAGGCGCCGATCAGCCCGTTCCCGCCCCGCGCCCTGACGGCGGACGAGGTCGAGCGGACCATCGAGGACTTCGTCCGCACCGCCGAACTCGCCCGGCACGCGGGCTACGACGGCGTCGAGATCATGGGCTCCGAGGGCTATCTGATCAACGAGTTCATCGCGGCCCCCACCAACCGGCGGACCGACCGCTGGGGCGGCGCCTACGAGAACCGCATCCGCTTCCCCGTCGAGATCGTGCGCCGCACGCGCGAGCGCCTCGGCGACGACTTCATCATCGTCTACCGCCTGTCCATGCTGGACCTCGTGCCCGGCGGCTCCACGCTCGACGAGGTCGTCCAGCTGGCCAAGGAGATCGAGGCCGCGGGCGCCAGCATCATCAACACCGGCATCGGCTGGCACGAGGCGCGCGTGCCCACCATCGCGACCTCGGTGCCGCGCGGCGCCTACACCTTCGTCACCAAGAAGGTCATGGGCGAGGTGTCCGTGCCCCTGGTGACGACCAACCGCATCAACACCCCTGAACTCGCCGAGCAGTTGCTCGCCGACGGCGCCGCCGACATGGTCTCCCTCGCCCGCCCGCTGCTCGCCGACCCGGACTTCGTCGCCAAGGCGCGGCAGGGGCAGCCCGACGCCATCAACACCTGCATCGGCTGCAACCAGGCCTGCCTCGACCACACCTTCAACCTCCAGATCACCTCCTGTCTGGTGAACCCGCGCGCCTGCCACGAGACGGAGCTCGTCCTCGCGCCGACCCGCCGCAGGAAGCGCGTCGCCGTGGTCGGCGCGGGCCCCGCCGGACTCGCCTGCGCCGTCTCCGCCGCCGAGCGCGGCCACGACGTGACGCTCTACGACGCCGCGGCCGAGATCGGCGGCCAGCTGAACGTGGCCCGCAGGGTCCCCGGCAAGCAGGAGTTCGACGAGACGCTGCGCTACTACCGCACCCAGCTCGAACTGCGCGGCGTGGACGTGCGGTTGAACACCCGCGTGACGGTGGACCTGCTCACGGGCGCCGGGTACGACGACGTGGTGGTCGCCACCGGCGTCACACCCCGCACCCCGGACATCCCGGGCGTCGACCACCCGAGCGTCGTCGGCTATCTGGACGTGCTGCGCGACGGCGCGCCCGTCGGCGACCGGGTGGCGATCGTCGGCGCGGGCGGCATCGGCTTCGACGTCGCCGAGTACCTCACCGACAGCGGCGACAAGGCCAGCCTCGACCCGGCGACGTACTTCAAGCACTGGGGCGTCGACATGGACTACCGGGAGCGCGGCGGGCTCGCCGCGCCCGAGCGGCCCCTCTCGCCGCGCACCGTCCACCTCGTCCAGCGCAAGACGTCCAAGGTCGGCGGCGGCCTCGGCAAGACCACCGGCTGGATCCACCGCGCCGAACTGCGCCACCGGGGCGTCGAGATGGTCGCGGGCGCCCGCTACGACCGCATCGACGACGAGGGCCTGCACCTCACGGTCGACGGCGCCGCGCGCACGCTCCCCGTGGACACCGTGGTGCTCTGCACCGGCCAGGAACCCCGGCGCGACCTGTACGACGGCCTGCTGGCCGCGGGCGTGGCCGCGCACCTCATCGGCGGCGCCGACGTCGCCGCCGAGCTGGACGCCAAGCGCGCCATCAAGCAGGGCACGGAGCTGGCCGCCGCGCTGTGA
- a CDS encoding PadR family transcriptional regulator: protein MALRHAVLAALLDGEFSGYQLAKGFDIGVANFWHALPQQLYAELSRLEGEGLVAGREVVQEGRPNKRLFTVTDAGVAELERFAADTAKPSFIRDDLLVKVQAVDGVDATPVIAQLRDRARVAEAKTEVLGALLRRLRGDLDEEEFLRTGQRVGPYLTCLRGLAFERETREWCERAADLLAARRAGACEARP, encoded by the coding sequence ATGGCCTTGCGGCACGCGGTGCTCGCGGCGCTGCTGGACGGGGAGTTCAGCGGCTATCAGCTCGCCAAGGGGTTCGACATCGGCGTCGCCAACTTCTGGCACGCGCTGCCGCAGCAGCTGTACGCCGAACTGTCGCGCCTGGAGGGCGAGGGCCTGGTGGCCGGGCGCGAGGTGGTGCAGGAAGGGCGGCCGAACAAGCGGCTCTTCACGGTGACGGACGCGGGTGTCGCCGAGCTGGAGCGGTTCGCTGCGGACACCGCCAAGCCTTCGTTCATCCGCGACGACCTGCTGGTCAAGGTGCAGGCGGTGGACGGCGTCGACGCGACGCCGGTGATCGCGCAGCTGCGGGACCGGGCGCGGGTCGCCGAGGCCAAGACCGAGGTCCTCGGCGCGCTCCTGCGACGGCTGCGCGGCGACCTGGACGAGGAGGAGTTCCTGCGGACGGGCCAGCGGGTCGGGCCCTATCTGACCTGTCTGCGCGGGCTCGCCTTCGAGCGGGAGACGCGCGAGTGGTGCGAGCGGGCGGCGGACCTGCTGGCGGCGCGGCGCGCCGGGGCCTGCGAGGCCCGCCCCTGA
- a CDS encoding PadR family transcriptional regulator gives MSLPHAILTALLEKPSSGLELTRRFDRSIGYFWSATHQQIYRELGRLERDGLIRALPSATATRGQKKSYEVLPEGRAELARWTAAGQDPKPMRDALLLRLRAAAVVGTDGIEEDLRRHLALHRNRLAEYEEIECRDFPPGSDAIEDRLRHVVLRAGIDLETFWTRWLARALDELTAPGPNGPSDLADEVHDRAGEA, from the coding sequence ATGTCACTGCCGCACGCGATCCTCACCGCCCTGCTCGAGAAGCCGTCGTCGGGCCTGGAGCTGACCCGGCGCTTCGACCGGTCGATCGGCTACTTCTGGTCGGCCACGCACCAGCAGATCTACCGCGAACTCGGCAGGCTCGAGCGGGACGGCCTGATCCGGGCCCTGCCGTCCGCGACGGCGACCCGCGGCCAGAAGAAGAGCTACGAGGTGCTGCCCGAGGGCCGCGCCGAGCTGGCGCGCTGGACCGCGGCGGGCCAGGACCCCAAGCCGATGCGCGACGCGCTGCTCCTGCGGCTGCGGGCCGCCGCCGTCGTCGGCACCGACGGCATCGAGGAGGACCTGCGCCGCCACCTCGCGCTCCACCGGAACCGGCTCGCGGAGTACGAGGAGATCGAGTGCCGTGACTTCCCGCCCGGCAGCGACGCGATCGAGGACCGGCTGCGGCACGTGGTGCTGCGGGCGGGGATCGACCTGGAGACGTTCTGGACGCGATGGCTGGCCCGCGCGCTCGACGAACTGACCGCGCCCGGGCCCAACGGCCCCTCAGACCTGGCGGACGAGGTCCACGACCGCGCCGGTGAGGCCTAG
- a CDS encoding amidase: MAAALVAGTLWAGTPDVRADDGTSAPASAAGLGVDLDTVTIPRLQARMAKGSLTSKALTSAYLRRIDTVDPKVNAVLRTDPTALRQAAASDERHRAGRARGPLDGIPVLLKDNVNTRSLPTTAGSLALAGSPPDADALLVKRLRKAGAVILGKTNLSEWANFRGAKPTSGWSAVGGQTHNPYVLDRNPCGSSAGSGAALAASLAQVAIGTETDGSIVCPAGMNGVVGLKPSLGVVSQDGVVPISAEQDTAGPMARNVVDTALTLAVLSGRDGGHPAGAQALPDAQVRPGSLHGKRIGLWRLPELGPDVDALMTRTAGKLRKAGAEVVEVTPPYQKRLAELEFPALLSEFHRDIDAYLATRKGPRDLAALIEFNRTHPEEQTCFAGQELFEQALAAPSTDDPAYKAMRAELKDLSRRSIDETMATHRLDAIAAPTNPPAWTTDCKRGDNDVIPSSTPAAVAGYPSLSVPAGSVGELPVGVLLTAGHHQDAELLSLGAAVERRLQAWRAPRYLPTIGTGSAR, from the coding sequence GTGGCCGCCGCTCTCGTCGCGGGCACGCTCTGGGCGGGGACGCCCGACGTGCGCGCCGATGACGGCACGAGCGCTCCGGCGTCGGCCGCGGGCCTCGGCGTCGACCTGGACACGGTGACCATCCCGCGGCTACAGGCGCGGATGGCGAAGGGCTCGCTGACCTCGAAGGCGCTGACCTCCGCCTATCTGCGCCGGATCGACACCGTCGACCCCAAGGTCAACGCGGTCCTCCGCACGGACCCGACGGCTCTGCGCCAGGCGGCCGCGAGCGACGAGAGGCACCGCGCGGGCCGCGCCCGCGGCCCCCTCGACGGCATCCCCGTCCTCCTCAAGGACAACGTGAACACGCGCTCCCTGCCCACCACGGCCGGGTCGCTCGCGCTCGCCGGGAGCCCGCCGGACGCGGACGCGCTGCTGGTGAAGCGGCTGCGGAAGGCCGGGGCGGTGATCCTCGGCAAGACCAACCTCTCCGAGTGGGCCAACTTCCGCGGCGCCAAGCCGACATCGGGGTGGTCGGCGGTGGGCGGCCAGACCCACAACCCGTACGTCCTGGACCGCAACCCGTGCGGGTCGTCCGCCGGTTCGGGCGCCGCGCTCGCGGCGTCCCTCGCGCAGGTGGCCATCGGCACCGAGACGGACGGTTCCATCGTGTGCCCCGCCGGGATGAACGGCGTGGTCGGCCTCAAGCCCAGCCTCGGCGTGGTCAGCCAGGACGGCGTGGTCCCGATCTCCGCCGAGCAGGACACCGCGGGACCCATGGCGCGCAACGTCGTCGACACCGCGCTCACGCTCGCGGTCCTCAGCGGCCGCGACGGTGGACACCCCGCCGGGGCGCAGGCCCTCCCCGACGCGCAGGTGCGCCCGGGCAGCCTGCACGGCAAGCGCATCGGCCTGTGGCGGCTGCCCGAGCTCGGCCCGGACGTGGACGCCCTGATGACGCGCACCGCCGGGAAGCTGCGGAAAGCCGGGGCCGAGGTCGTCGAGGTGACGCCCCCGTACCAGAAGCGCCTCGCGGAGCTCGAATTCCCGGCGCTGCTCAGCGAGTTCCACCGCGACATCGACGCGTACCTCGCCACTCGCAAGGGCCCGCGGGATCTCGCCGCGCTGATCGAGTTCAACCGTACCCACCCCGAGGAGCAGACCTGCTTCGCCGGGCAGGAGCTGTTCGAGCAGGCGCTCGCGGCGCCGTCCACCGACGACCCCGCCTACAAGGCCATGCGCGCCGAGCTGAAGGACCTCTCGCGGCGCTCCATCGACGAGACCATGGCCACCCACCGCCTCGACGCCATCGCCGCGCCGACGAACCCGCCCGCCTGGACCACCGACTGCAAGCGGGGCGACAACGACGTCATCCCGTCCTCCACCCCGGCGGCCGTCGCCGGCTACCCGTCCCTGTCGGTGCCGGCCGGGTCCGTCGGGGAGCTGCCCGTCGGCGTGCTCCTGACGGCCGGACACCACCAGGACGCCGAACTCCTGTCCCTGGGCGCCGCGGTGGAGCGCCGCCTTCAGGCCTGGCGGGCCCCGCGCTACCTGCCGACGATCGGCACCGGCAGCGCCCGCTGA